In Terriglobus aquaticus, the genomic window CCGCCGTGGTCGCGGAGAACACCGCCCGCCAGAGCGAGGTGAAGCACGTGATCAGCCGCTTCTTTGGCAACAGCCGCGAACGCCTGATGGTCGCCCTGCTGGGTGACGGCGAGGTAAGTGCGGAAGAACTGGCGTCACTGAAGAAGGCGATCGCCAGGGCAGAGGCTGCGGCCGCCAACGACCAGCAGGAGGAGAACTGATGCCTTCCACCCTTCTGCATCTCTCCTCATTTCTGACGGCCGTGTGCGTTGCCGGCCTGTGGCAGGGGCTGACGGTGGCGCTCATCGCGGCCGCGGTTCTGGTGCTGCTGCGCCGCGCTCCGGCTGCGCTGCGCCACTCCGTGCTGGTTGCTGCCTTTGCTGGTGTTCTGGTCCTGCCATGGCTTGAGCTTCATCGCGATCTGCACGCAGGCAGTGCGCACACGGGCGAGCATGGCCTGCACCTTGCACCCTGGATCGGCCTCGCCGTAGCCGCGCTCTGGCTCGTCGGAACCACCGTCCGCGCCGCGCAGCTGTTCCTTGCATGGCGTCACCTGGGCCGCGTTCGCAATGCCTCAACGGTCGTGCCGTTGCAAGGTGAAGAGAACTTCACCGCCGGCTCGCGCCGTGCCCTCTTGTGCAGCTCGCCCGACGTGGACGCGCCGGTGATCCTCGGCTTCCGCTCGCCGCGCCTCTTAATACCGGAGTGGATGCTGCCCACCCTGTCCGAAGCCGAACTGCACCAAATCGCGCTTCACGAGTGCGAACACCTGCGGCGCCGCGATGACTGGATCAACCTTCTGCTGCAGGTCGGCCTGGTGCTGTCTCCGCTGAACCCCGCCCTGCTGTGGCTGAACCGCACGATCCGGCTGCAGCGCGAGATGGCCGTGGACGCCGCCGTGGTCGCCCGGACCGACAAGCCACTGGCCTATGCCGCCTGCCTGACCCGTCTGGCCGAGCAGCGCCAGCAGCGCGGAGCCCTGCGTCTTGCCCTGTCAGCCCTGGGCCGCAAGGCCGAACTGGTGCAGCGCGTGCACGCCCTGATCGCTAAGCCGACCGCCTGGACGCGCAAGCAATCCGGCCTGGCCTTCGCCGGAGCGCTGGCGCTGCTGTGCACCGCGGCTGGCGGTTTCCTGCGCGTTCCGCAACTGGTGCAGGTCGGCACGGATGTCGCGCCTGCATCGAGCAACACCACTGCAGCGGACGCGAGTTTCACTCCCGTCATCTCCACCACTGCGGCCAGTCTGCCGCTGGTGCGCACCTCGGCTGAGGTGACCACGGCGCGCAACCTACGCTCCATACCAGTGCGCATTGTGCCCGCAACCTTCCGCAGCGTGGACACACACGCCCGCAACAAACATGCACGCTCCGCGAAGAGCAGCACCGCGACGCTGCTGCCGGCACACACGCCAGGCTCTCTTCGCGCCGCCACGGTTCTTGCTCCGCGCATGATGCGGACCACTTACGCAAGCTCTCGGAATCGTACGGCTGACATGGACGCAGTTGCGGATTCGTCATCGCAGGTTCAGACCACAACAGCCATCTTCTACACGCCTTACGCAGCCGTGCCCGTCGCCAACGGCTGGCTGCTGATCGAACTCTAACCGGATCTAAGTCCAACCCTGGAGAAACACGCATCATGTCCGCAAAAACTAATTCATTAGTTGCAAGCAGCCGGCCCTTCCTCTTCCGCGTTGCCACACCTCTTGCCCTGGCTGCCGTTGCCCTGTTCGGCACGGCAGAGGTTCTGCACAGCACCGGCGTTCACGCCAGCGCCATCTCCGCCTCCGCGCTGGACGACCAGAGCGTCAGCTCGCTGAGCGCGCTCGACCACGACATGGAAACTGTCGCGAATCGCGTAACCCCCGCCGTGGTCAACATCGCCGTCACGAGCGTTGGCGGCGGCGAGGACGAATCCGCCGACAACGCCCAGGCGCCCGACCTGCAGGGCCTGCCGCCGCAGTTCCGCCAGTTCTTCGGCGGTGGTGGAGGCATGCGTCAGCCCCAGCAGCAGGAGTTGCGCCACGGCATCGGCTCCGGCGTCATCATCTCGTCCGACGGTTACATCGTGACCAACAACCACGTGGTCGAGGGAGCGAAGCAGATCCGCGTCACCCTCAGCGACCGCCGCGTGCTCACTGGCAAGGTGGTCGGCACCGACAAGCTGACCGACATCGCCGTGGTCAAAGTGGACGCGCACGACCTGCCGGCCATCTCCTGGGGTGACAGCAGCAAGCTGCGGCCCGGCCAGACGGTGCTCGCCTTTGGCAGCCCGTTCGGCGTTCTGCAGTTCAGCGTCACGCGCGGCATTGTCAGTGCGGTGAACCGCGCCGCTCCGTTCTCCACCGATGCGCGCACGCCCGGCGGCCTCATCCAGACCGATGCAGCCGTGAACCCCGGCAACAGCGGCGGCCCGCTGGTGAACATTCACGGGGAGCTGGTCGGCATCAACCAAATGATCGCCACCAACAGCGGCAGCTTCGCCGGTGCCAGCTTCGCCATTCCCGCCTCCACCGCCAAGGCCATCGCGACGGAGATCATCCAGACCGGCGCGGTACATCATGGCTACCTGGGCATCGCCATGAACGACGTGACGCCTGCCAACGCGCAGTTCTTCAACCTGAAGAGCGCGTCCGGCGCGATCATCTCGCAGGTGACGCCGGGATCGCCCGCGGCCAGCGCCGGCCTGAAGAACGGTGACGTGATCGTCAGCCTGAACGGAAAGACCATCGAGTCCGGTGGCGAACTGCAGGTGGACGTGGCACAGATGACGCCCGGAACGCACGCGGACCTCGGCATTCTGCGTAACGGCGCGCCGCAGACCGTGAACGTGAAGCTGGGCGAGTTCAACAAGGACAAGCAGCTTGCCAGCAACGACGGTGACGACGGCACCGGTCAGCGCGGCGCCAAGCTGGGCGTGCAGATGAGCGACATCACCCCCGACGTGCGTCAGCAGTTGAACCTGCCCGACAGCGTGAAGGGTGCTGCCATCGCAGCGGTGAAGCCCGGCAGCGCGGCGGAGGAAGCGGGCCTGCAGCCCGGCGACGTGATCCTGGAGGTGAACCGCAAGGCAACACCCTCGGCGAACGACGTCGTCAGCAGCATCCGCAACGCGCCGAACGGCAAGCAGGTTCTGCTGCTGGTCTGGTCCAACGGCGGCACCAGCTACCGCGTGGTCAGCCCGAACGAAGGCTGATCGCTCTGTGATCGCAACATCGGCAGCAGCGAGAAACTAGACCGTTGCTGCTGCCGGAGCACTCTTCGTCCTCAATGCACCTCGTCCGCTAAAAGGCGAGCGAGTGCATCTTTCGTTCTTCGGAATCTGCTAGTCGAAGCCGAGCAGCGATCCCTGCCGAATCGGCAGCTTGCGCACACGAATACCCGTCGCATGGAACACCGCATTCGCAATCGCGGCGTTCACCCCGGTCACGCCGAGCTCGCCCAGCCCCTTGATGCCCAGCGGGTTCACTTCCGTGTCGACCTCGTCGAGCATGATCGTCTCGATCGCCGGAATGTCGGCGTTCACCGGCACGTGGTACTCGGCCAGCGTGCTGTTCGCATAGCGCGCCAGCACCGGGTCCACTTCTGCCGACTCGTGCAGCGCCGACGAGATGCCCCACACCTGTCCGCCCACCAGTTGCGAGTGCGCCGTCATGCGGTTCATGATGCGTCCCGCCGCAAACACGCCCACCATGCGCGACACGCGAACCATGCCCGTCGAGCGATCAATGCGCACCTCCAGGTAGTGCGCGCCGTGCGCAAACTGCATGCGATCCTTTAGCCGCGATCCGCCCAGCAAGATCGGCTTGCCCCGGCTGATGAGCCACGGCCCGATCAGCGGCGGCGCGCCATGCGGGCTGTTACGGCCTTCTTCCACCAAGGGCTTGCCGAGGCCAACGCGCTGGACCAAATCAGCCAGCGGTTCGGAGCCGGTTGCGCCGACTACATTGCCAGCGCGCAGCCGCACCTCTTTACTCTTCGCGCCGTACAGCGCACCGCCCTTGCGATACACCGCCTCCACGGCGAGCCGGCGGCGCAGCGACTCGCAGGCCTTGCCCACCACGCTGCACACGCTGGCGGTCGAGTTCGACCCCGCCGACATCGGTCCTGCCGGCAACGTGCTGTCGCCGATACGAACGGTGATGCGGTCCAAGCTCAGCCCCAGCAGGTCCGCCGCAGTCTGCGCAATCACGGTGCGAATGCCGGTGCCGATCTCGTGAGTGCCGACCTCAACCGTCGCGCACAGGTCTGGCGTGAGCGTCACGCGGCACAGCGCCGGCCCCACCTGCGTTGGATAGAACGCAGACGCCATGCCCCAGCCCACTAGGTCGTTGCCATCGCGCATGGAGCC contains:
- a CDS encoding M56 family metallopeptidase; this translates as MPSTLLHLSSFLTAVCVAGLWQGLTVALIAAAVLVLLRRAPAALRHSVLVAAFAGVLVLPWLELHRDLHAGSAHTGEHGLHLAPWIGLAVAALWLVGTTVRAAQLFLAWRHLGRVRNASTVVPLQGEENFTAGSRRALLCSSPDVDAPVILGFRSPRLLIPEWMLPTLSEAELHQIALHECEHLRRRDDWINLLLQVGLVLSPLNPALLWLNRTIRLQREMAVDAAVVARTDKPLAYAACLTRLAEQRQQRGALRLALSALGRKAELVQRVHALIAKPTAWTRKQSGLAFAGALALLCTAAGGFLRVPQLVQVGTDVAPASSNTTAADASFTPVISTTAASLPLVRTSAEVTTARNLRSIPVRIVPATFRSVDTHARNKHARSAKSSTATLLPAHTPGSLRAATVLAPRMMRTTYASSRNRTADMDAVADSSSQVQTTTAIFYTPYAAVPVANGWLLIEL
- a CDS encoding trypsin-like peptidase domain-containing protein, whose protein sequence is MSAKTNSLVASSRPFLFRVATPLALAAVALFGTAEVLHSTGVHASAISASALDDQSVSSLSALDHDMETVANRVTPAVVNIAVTSVGGGEDESADNAQAPDLQGLPPQFRQFFGGGGGMRQPQQQELRHGIGSGVIISSDGYIVTNNHVVEGAKQIRVTLSDRRVLTGKVVGTDKLTDIAVVKVDAHDLPAISWGDSSKLRPGQTVLAFGSPFGVLQFSVTRGIVSAVNRAAPFSTDARTPGGLIQTDAAVNPGNSGGPLVNIHGELVGINQMIATNSGSFAGASFAIPASTAKAIATEIIQTGAVHHGYLGIAMNDVTPANAQFFNLKSASGAIISQVTPGSPAASAGLKNGDVIVSLNGKTIESGGELQVDVAQMTPGTHADLGILRNGAPQTVNVKLGEFNKDKQLASNDGDDGTGQRGAKLGVQMSDITPDVRQQLNLPDSVKGAAIAAVKPGSAAEEAGLQPGDVILEVNRKATPSANDVVSSIRNAPNGKQVLLLVWSNGGTSYRVVSPNEG